In Pseudobacter ginsenosidimutans, the following are encoded in one genomic region:
- a CDS encoding ABC transporter permease, with amino-acid sequence MIKYITRRIFYGILVMLGVVVVVFFLFQGFGDPSRLIMGQRADAATQENIRKELYLDQPKYKQFFLYLNDISPIAIHTRADIEKKQLRGFFIGGETKVGVKVPYLRRSYQTKKDVWTLLMEALPGTIILAIAAMIIAIALGIPLGILAAVKKNTWMDTSAVFTSVLGISAPSFFMGIVVAYIFGFLLSDVTGLHMTGSWFDIDETTGERYWSMQNLILPAFTLGIRPLAIITQLTRSSMLDVLTQDYIRTAYAKGLSKRIVIWRHALRNALNPVITAITGWFAELLAGAFFVEYIFGWKGIGKVTVDALEKLDFPVVMGSVLISSFFFIVIGILADLLYGIVDPRVKTQ; translated from the coding sequence ATGATCAAATACATTACCAGGCGGATCTTCTATGGTATCCTCGTGATGCTCGGCGTGGTAGTGGTAGTATTCTTCCTGTTCCAGGGTTTCGGAGATCCCAGTCGATTGATCATGGGGCAGCGCGCCGATGCCGCCACCCAGGAGAATATCCGCAAGGAACTGTACCTGGATCAACCCAAATACAAACAATTCTTTTTATACCTCAATGATATTTCGCCCATCGCCATTCACACCAGGGCTGATATTGAAAAGAAGCAACTCAGGGGATTTTTTATAGGTGGTGAAACGAAGGTCGGCGTGAAAGTGCCGTATCTCCGGCGCTCTTATCAAACCAAGAAAGATGTGTGGACGCTTTTGATGGAAGCCCTTCCAGGAACCATCATCCTGGCGATTGCGGCCATGATCATCGCAATTGCATTGGGCATTCCACTGGGCATACTCGCTGCCGTGAAGAAGAACACCTGGATGGACACCAGTGCTGTATTTACCAGTGTGCTGGGTATTTCAGCGCCTTCATTTTTCATGGGCATCGTTGTGGCTTACATTTTTGGATTTTTATTGAGCGATGTAACCGGTCTGCATATGACCGGGAGCTGGTTCGATATCGATGAAACAACAGGGGAGCGGTACTGGAGCATGCAGAACCTGATACTGCCGGCGTTTACATTGGGCATCCGCCCGCTGGCCATCATCACACAGCTCACCCGCAGCTCCATGCTGGACGTACTAACGCAGGACTATATCCGAACTGCATACGCAAAAGGACTAAGTAAAAGAATTGTGATCTGGCGTCATGCGCTCCGCAATGCGCTCAATCCTGTGATCACGGCCATAACCGGCTGGTTTGCGGAACTGCTGGCCGGCGCTTTTTTTGTGGAATATATCTTCGGCTGGAAAGGGATCGGGAAAGTAACGGTGGATGCATTGGAAAAACTGGATTTCCCGGTGGTGATGGGATCAGTACTGATTTCTTCTTTTTTCTTTATTGTAATTGGGATTCTGGCAGACCTGTTGTATGGAATTGTTGATCCTAGGGTGAAGACCCAATAA
- a CDS encoding BT_3928 family protein, with product MKTFLNISRIIVGVLFIFSGLVKANDPLGLSYKMQEFFEIWNMHWLNNYTLTFSILMITFEIIAGVAVLVGYKMRLFSWLLLLLIIFFTFLTGYALFSGKVRECGCFGDCIPLTADQSFMKDIFLLVLIIPIFLYSNRIKPALSVRNSILILFFSTVLTIALQWFVLLHLPVVDCLPYKIGNNIPANMKAPAGSIPDSTVINFVYKKDGKEVEFTAESFPDDFDDSIYTFVKRYDKVVRKGNASPKIKDFALKTYWGNDTTDALLAEDRYQLYLFVKNDYKHGNWPGIMNIVITTARNKQIEPFLVTSIPFETLRENPLKVFTQMTPLACDAVAIKTAARANPTLMLVKNGNILGKWAYSDLERAVKVLQELPAQPGQPADTQTYEPIPDSLQQSSTPKFSTSE from the coding sequence ATGAAAACCTTCCTGAACATTTCGCGCATTATCGTAGGCGTTCTATTCATTTTCTCAGGACTTGTAAAAGCCAATGATCCGCTCGGCCTCAGCTATAAAATGCAGGAGTTCTTCGAGATCTGGAACATGCACTGGCTCAACAATTACACCCTCACATTCTCCATCCTCATGATCACTTTCGAGATCATCGCAGGTGTGGCAGTACTGGTGGGCTACAAAATGCGACTCTTCAGCTGGTTGCTCCTGCTGCTCATCATCTTCTTTACTTTCCTTACCGGTTATGCGCTTTTCTCCGGAAAAGTGCGCGAATGCGGCTGCTTCGGCGATTGCATTCCCCTCACAGCAGACCAGAGCTTCATGAAAGATATCTTCCTGCTGGTGCTCATTATCCCCATCTTCCTTTATAGTAATCGCATCAAACCCGCGCTCAGCGTGAGGAACAGCATACTGATCCTTTTCTTCTCCACTGTGCTCACCATTGCGTTGCAATGGTTTGTGCTGCTGCATCTGCCGGTGGTGGATTGTCTGCCTTACAAGATCGGCAACAATATCCCCGCGAACATGAAAGCGCCTGCCGGCTCCATCCCCGACAGCACCGTGATCAATTTTGTATATAAGAAAGATGGAAAAGAAGTGGAATTCACCGCCGAATCATTCCCCGATGATTTCGATGACAGCATCTATACTTTCGTGAAACGATATGATAAAGTAGTGCGCAAAGGAAATGCATCTCCAAAGATCAAAGACTTCGCCCTCAAAACCTACTGGGGTAACGATACAACCGATGCTTTACTTGCTGAAGACAGGTACCAGCTCTATCTCTTTGTAAAGAACGATTACAAACATGGCAACTGGCCGGGCATCATGAACATCGTGATCACTACTGCGAGAAATAAACAGATAGAACCATTCCTCGTTACCAGCATTCCTTTCGAAACGCTCAGAGAGAACCCGCTGAAAGTGTTCACCCAGATGACCCCGCTTGCCTGTGATGCCGTTGCTATCAAAACCGCCGCCAGGGCCAATCCAACCCTGATGCTGGTGAAGAATGGCAATATCCTCGGCAAATGGGCTTACTCAGACCTGGAACGCGCCGTGAAAGTATTGCAGGAACTGCCCGCTCAACCCGGACAGCCTGCCGATACCCAGACCTATGAGCCGATTCCGGATAGCCTGCAGCAAAGCAGCACTCCGAAATTCTCTACATCTGAATAG
- a CDS encoding DUF1599 domain-containing protein, producing MTNQQYDEVVQSCKDIFLKKASDYGTSWRVLRPISIMDQIFIKAQRIRTIQETKTNKVGEDITGEFMAMVNYGIIGLIQMDKKDATVEDLPVTEVERLYNQKIGFVKNVMEAKNHDYGEAWRSLSQESLVDLILVKLIRIRQILQNDGKTIISEGIDANYVDIINYSIFALILIREGKHQG from the coding sequence ATGACGAATCAGCAATACGACGAGGTAGTTCAATCCTGCAAAGATATCTTTCTGAAAAAGGCAAGTGATTACGGCACCAGTTGGCGCGTGCTGCGGCCCATCAGCATCATGGACCAGATCTTCATCAAGGCCCAGCGCATCCGCACCATCCAGGAAACCAAGACCAATAAAGTAGGGGAGGATATCACCGGCGAATTCATGGCCATGGTGAATTACGGCATTATCGGGCTGATCCAGATGGATAAGAAAGACGCCACCGTGGAAGACCTTCCCGTTACTGAAGTAGAAAGACTGTACAACCAGAAGATCGGTTTCGTAAAGAATGTAATGGAAGCCAAGAACCACGATTACGGTGAAGCATGGCGTTCACTCAGCCAGGAAAGCCTGGTAGACCTCATCCTGGTGAAGCTCATCCGCATCCGCCAGATCCTTCAGAACGATGGCAAAACCATCATCAGCGAAGGCATCGACGCCAATTATGTAGACATTATCAACTATTCCATCTTTGCGCTCATCCTCATCAGAGAGGGTAAGCACCAGGGATAA